The sequence below is a genomic window from Ipomoea triloba cultivar NCNSP0323 chromosome 10, ASM357664v1.
gagaaatttttgtaagtgtgattaggaaagaaaaaataggagcggaagaagaaaaaaaaggggaaaaacaaaaccaaaaaaaaaaaaaaaaaaaaaaaagaatttaNNNNNNNNNNNNNNNNNNNNNNNNNNNNNNNNNNNNNNNNNNNNNNNNNNNNNNNNNNNNNNNNNNNNNNNNNNNNNNNNNNNNNNNNNNNNNNNNNNNNNNNNNNNNNNNNNNNNNNNNNNNNNNNNNNNNNNNNNNNNNNNNNNNNNNNNNNNNNNNNNNNNNNNNNNNNNNNNNNNNNNNNNNNNNNNNNNNNNNNNNNNNNNNNNNNNNNNNNNNNNNNNNNNNNNNNNNNNNNNNNNNNNNNNNNNNNNNNNNNNNNNNNNNNNNNNNNNNNNNNNNNNNNNNNNNNNNNNNNNNNNNNNNNNNNNNNNNNNNNNNNNNNNNNNNNNNNNNNNNNNNNNNNNNNNNNNNNNNNNNNNNNNNNNNNNNNNNNNNNNNNNNNNNNNNNNNNNNNNNNNNNNNNNNNNNNNNNNNNNNNNNNNNNNNNNNNNNNNNNNNNNNNNNNNNNNNNNNNNNNNNNNNNNNNNNNNNNNNNNNNNNNNNNNNNNNNNNNNNNNNNNNNNNNNNNNNNNNNNNNNNNNNNNNNNNNNNNNNNNNNNNNNNNNNNNNNNNNNNNNNNNNNNNNNNNNNNNNNNNNNNNNNNNNNNNNNNNNNNNNNNNNNNNNNNNNNNNNNNNNNNNNNNNNNNNNNNNNNNNNNNNNNNNNNNNNNNNNNNNNNNNNNNNNNNNNNNNNNNNNNNNNNNNNNNNNNNNNNNNNNNNNNNNNNNNNNNNNNNNNNNNNNNNNNNNNNNNNNNNNNNNNNNNNNNNNNNNNNNNNNNNNNNNNNNNNNNNNNNNNNNNNNNNNNNNNNNNNNNNNNNNNNNNNNNNNNNNNNNNNNNNNNNNNNNNNNNNNNNNNNNNNNNNNNNNNNNNNNNNNNNNNNNNNNNNNNNNNNNNNNNNNNNNNNNNNNNNNNNNNNNNNNNNNNNNNNNNNNNNNNNNNNNNNNNNNNNNNNNNNNNNNNNNNNNNNNNNNNNNNNNNNNNNNNNNNNNNNNNNNNNNNNNNNNNNNNNNNNNNNNNNNNNNNNNNNNNNNNNNNNNNNNNNNNNNNNNNNNNNNNNNNNNNNNNNNNNNNNNNNNNNNNNNNNNNNNNNNNNNNNNNNNNNNNNNNNNNNNNNNNNNNNNNNNNNNNNNNNNNNNNNNNNNNNNNNNNNNNNNNNNNNNNNNNNNNNNNNNNNNNNNNNNNNNNNNNNNNNNNNNNNNNNNNNNNNNNNNNNNNNNNNNNNNNNNNNNNNNNNNNNNNNNNNNNNNNNNNNNNNNNNNNNNNNNNNNNNNaaaaaaaaaaaaaaaaaaaaaaaaagtatttacgCGCCCGGTGCAGTGCACGCACCCGCCTAggcgtaaaatctgtgcctcattgcGGTTATTCTGAGCCAAAGTGGGTCCCTGATGTCTGCCAAAACCTTCTCTCTTGCAGGAGAAAGAACTCATCTAAAATTTCACcccacatttgttaaaaactaAGAAGACACAAACAACATATTCACCAATTGGCCCGACATAGTGACTCTTGCACGGAGGAAGACACATAACAACAAATTCACCAATTGGCCCGACATACTGACTCTTGCACAGAGGAAGACACATATAACAACATATTCACCAATTGACCCGACATAGTGACTTTTGCACAGAGGAAGACGCACATAATAACATGTTTACCAATTAGACCAATATAATGGCTATTACATAGAAGAGGACGCATATAAGTTTACCAATTGTCCCAACATAGTGACTCTTACATAGAAGAAGATACATATAAAATCATGTTCACCAATTGTCCCAATATAGTGACTCTTACATAAGAGTAATACACATATAATAACATGTTTACCAATTACCAGACAAAAAGTAACCTATAACAATTTACCAAACCAAAACAAGCATCCAATTCACATCCAAAATCATGCAGCACATGCTGTAAAACCTTCCCAGTGATTATTACACCAACCTGAATCACCCAAATCTGCATCATATTCATCCAACATCTTGGAAGAAATTCTATTCCATCAACTTGGATCACaatttctagtaaacttcttaCCAATATCCCAATCaatccattaaaaaataaataaagcattCGAGTTATTAATAGGGTAAGTGGCTAAGATGATGCATTTTGACAAAATGGTACGACGAATTACCTAGACAGACAAGTACCAACagcaaaataaatttttgttctACTCAATATTCCATATGCTCACAGCTCACTTAACAGCAATACCATGTGTAATACCATAATTGTGTGAAAGAAGCCACCGACAATTACCcacttatttacaaaaaatagaGCCTAACCCAATTCATCATCCAAGTCCCAATATAATACCTAAGTCCCAGCAGACGGTAATGCTGCCATGAATGAATTGTATGACGATTCAAGATCAAAGTGAAGCTGACGTGCCTGTTGCTCAGTCAATTCATCGGCAGCCCCCATTTTGGACAGCCTTGAAAGCCACTCTCTCATCTTGGTTTTTCCCTCGAAATCAGAGGGCAAAATTGAAAGCTTGTTAAGGGACGACGACAATTCTGACAGCAGGGGATGGACCTGGTCAACTGCAACCATATTTAATTTCAGCGAGTCCATTGCAGTAATGAAGTTCTGCACACACTCGGCCACTACAGCAGCGGAAGTTGAAGCTGTCGTTGCAGCAGCTGCACGGTGCTCAACTGTGGCGGGCACCCCTGAAGTAACAAGCCGGTTTAGCGCTGCAGGGCAGTCCATTTTGTAGGTGTCATGAAATCGTTCAATGCTTGGCACAGTATCTTTCAATGTTGAAGATAGTGTCTTGAAATGTGCAATCAATTTCTGGCATTCAGTTTCATACTCTGCAGGTGATATAATATCTCGAACATATGCCTTCTCGAGCTTCTCGGTGGCTTTTATAATAGCAAACAGCTCAGCGAAGTTGTCATACATCTCTCTTTCACGCTTGTCATTCCATAGCTTAACCTCCATGGGGGAAAGAGTGGGTATAAAGTGCAGATTGGATAAAAGTAATGTCAATCAAAAGGTTGGAGAAGAGAATGGGTCACGCGCAAAAGATGCCTACTCCTTCACTGTAAAAAGGGTGAGAAAGAGAGTAACCTATTACAATTtgtcaacaatcaaattactaacTTCATGCATAAATGCTTAAAATGCTTTAAAATCCTCCTGTACTTTCCACTGAGGCGAGGAAAATATTAATCTCCCAAGCATCAAtacggtgcaaataaattgtagGTGTTTAACCAAACCATACTAGTCCAACTTTATTTATCCACAAGTTCAAACACAATCTCAAAAATTGAATTGACATATTGTACCATTTGCAGCATGTTCATCAGCATCAGTTGAATGAAAGTTCATATTAAAGGTTTATGCATTACAGTGGCGGAACTACTAATACTCTCATGAAGCATGGCTTAGTTACATCTTTGCATAGTATTAGACAACTTAAGCATCCTAATATTTCAAGCAATGTAGACCAGAATCGGCTTACCAAGGAAAGTAATCCTACGaattgtttaaataatttaatcccTATCAGGAATATTTATTAGTTTCAAGTAGTATCCCTGAAAAATGTCTGATCACTAGAAGACTTTTAAACTAGAAACACATATAAAGCCTCCATGTATCAGTTTAGTACATATAAGCATAACTCAAGTCCAGTTTACTAGGCTTTGGCTATCAATAAACACTCAACAAGGAAAGAAAACCTATGACCTAACTGAGATATTAACTGAGGCCAAGCAGACCTGGAAAAGAAAAGTGATGTTTTGGTCCAAACCCAAACCTTGTCCAAACTATGGTGATGATCCTAGATCAAGGTTGGGAAACAAACAGGTAGGtacttcaaattaaaaattcagCAGGGCACTCGTACAATTAAGTGGAATAAGCTGAAAATAGAGATGGGAACCAACTagaaactcatgaatattcgtttttcttttctttaattgttgAAAAGCGGGCAAGACAAAGAAACATATACATCTAAATATCGGTATACATGTAATACAGTTGAGGTTTTACAGTATCGTTACAATAACACCCACGTTGTAGATCAAAACCCCTAAACTCAAACAAGTAACACAAGGgataaagattcaaactttacgggaaaacaaaacaagaagaagaagaccaaGCAACCATGATTAACAATCCTAAAAAAAACCCTAGTTTCGCACACCCAACCCTAAAATTGAAAGACCCAAATCAAGAATAGAGAAATTCAGAAGCAGAAACGAagggaatacacataatataaggAAATCAGAGAGGGCGAAAGTAGAGAAAGCACCTGAAAAGACGTATACATGGTTAAGGGTGTGGAAAGGGAATGAAAGGGGAGACGTGGATGGGGGAAATATATGTATGAGTGGCGGGCGGGTGCCGTGCGAGTGGGGGTGGGGGTCCTGGGGAATGGGCAGAGAGAGGAGAGAAACAACAACGCGGCTTTGAATAATGGGAAGAGTGTTGCAGGtgaccaaaaatatttttagagattaaaaagaaaaggaggTCAGGTCAGTCCAGTccagttgttgttgttgttgttgatgcaCGCTTGTCCCGCCCAGGTTGCGTGTTAGGCTCCCCATTACCGCTGTACTTCTACTGTTCTTCCCATTCTTTGCTTTGCCCACAGGACaataattcaaaaacaaaacattgtaattgtCTCATTTTCGTGACAAGAGAAACCCGTAATTAGATAAATTTTGTCAATGAGGTAAATTGATTTAGACTTGTAATCTTAATTggcaaaaaaatataataaaataaaccaatttaaattaataaatcacTCTCACCGAGAATCAAGCTTATAACAATGTGGTTACCAAGGCAGCAATATGTTACTCCGTATTCCATGTCATGTGATAAGACTAGTTTAGTCCATTTTGGATAGAAATCTAATAGTCAAATTCTGATCAAGTCTCattctttatattatattatggttCATGGAGTACAttggaaataaaaatgtcatttcgTAGAATAAATTTATTCATATGTTGTTTGGTTCGGTTTTTAGAGTAAAGAATATAATTCAAACGGAATAGTATACTGCATTTGCAAAGTGAATAGACATTCTcaagtatagaacatatactaccttttaaaaaattatgagtatttaaaataacaataaaagttTGTTTAATACTTACTATTTTGGCAACTTAACACTCAGAATTTTACTATGTAAAATGAGTTTACAATCTCGAATCCATCCTATGATACTATTTGAGCTTCAAATGTCACAACTTTAAATTTCACAATCGAATTGACCCACACAAAGATTATACATAGTAGGTTGGTGCAGAGATTTTCAATAATTGAAAGTTGATTTTCAGAGAATAAGACCAACAACAACCAAACTTACCTAAAAGTGGATTTGTGAAGTAATCAATTCAGAAGTAGCTCTCAGCACACCATACTGCTCACCTTTCATCATTTGCTTGCATTTCTTCTTCCTTTAGTGAACTCTTACCAAACTAACAAAAACCCTTTACTACGGTCAATTATGTCACATTATAAGAAtttacaacatgtttggttccTGGAATAACGTTACTGAGACTAAACATATTCGGCTATTCCATTGCTTGTCTTGACATTCTTGTCATGGGGAAAATGTTTTTGTGAATGAATTATTCAATTCGCAAGGAAAATAGCCATTTTTAGGGGAGGTCTAGGATTAGCTATGTTATGAAATAttactataaaaatatatttattttaaaaaaaataacaagcacaagaacAAAAGGGTAAAGAATGATGGTCAGCTTGAGTCATAAAAAACAAGCTACTGTTTAACATTTGAGCACTCAATTTTTGACGCAAAAAGTCAACAGTTAACTCCATTgtggctcaaacccactcccctCCATGTGGGAGCGTAAACCGGGTGTCACTAAACAAGAAGGTCtttgacttcaattttattcCTTAAATCAACTAAACACTATAATACTATTTATGAAGTCTATTCGTTTCGTAaatcaaacaatagaatataatttatattctatcCCTTATATATTTCATTCCTTATGGAGTAATATTCATATGCTTTCAAAATTCAGTATGTGAAGCAAACATGTAGTTAAGGATTAAATTTACATTGTAAGTAATTAAAAGGTCAATcacaaaaagaatttaaaaaaacaaacataataatataaattacataaaaCGTGACAATGTTACGCTAATACAATTAATTGTCAGGGAAAATGCCCTCTGACGGAGGAGTTAAAAATATGTAACTGAAGTGGGATCATCTCGTCTATACAAAAATTGATTTCTCTATAGATCAGACATGTTCATCAGTCAATATGTTTCCATAAATTACTTTGAGTTGGGTCAAATAGAAATGGGCCATAAGGCCCAAAATTCCGAACCTAACTCTTTATAGCCAGCTTTAACAGCCCAGTTGCTCGAAATTCTTGAATAATACATTTCTCTTCTATTTTTGCAGACATGTATTATGTATAGCATTTAATTGAAAATCCAAACACAATaaaatctagaaaatgacttccagaaCAAAATTGATCCTTAGTGTAAGCATCTATGCGTATATATATTGTTAGTCGTTTGGTTAGCCCGCAGCCTGCGCGGGCAAGCCcgtaaaaattgtatttttacaagccaaaaaaaaatagaattgacTCGTAAATTTAACTCATTTTAACACCTCTATCTCCGGTTGAAAATATAAGTATGAGATAGACGCATAGTGACATATTCAAATAAGTCAATAATTGACAATATCTTTGACGATCATTGATCTTATTAAGTgaatcattatttaatattttttcatgaCAAGTTTGAGAATAAGGCTTCTTTTCCTAAATCATACACttaccgaaaaaaaaaaacatacaaagtatttagtttgtaaaaaaaattctaaaattaaaataaaaattataaaaattccaCGTAATAGATAATGACCGACTATTAACATGACCAACCGGCTATTTGGCTAGATTTTGTTTGGAGAGTTAactgtattttttttcaataatattgttacggagtatatattatttataaacaaataatactccgtattagttatactttttattttatttttaatagaatGATATTTCTCTGCATACATTATTTTACTGTAGAGATATGATTGATTGATTGCCTATGTCCCAACTCCCAAGCCTTTCGAATTTCGGGTCTCAAAATTTCTGACATTACCAGTTGGTCACGTGCTTCCATTCAATTATTTCATCCCTGCATTTTGataagatataataataatacacataAATAAAAACACTTTACATGATTTCATGACTGAGCTAGGATGGGATGCTGTAAAGTTACCTGTATCCTTGTAATATTTtaccacttttaaaaatatgtcTTACTTTTATATCattaaatttttactattttttatattcttaaaatattcttatacttttaaaaatgattctactttcatattatattattaatataatacgtagtaataaaataacaaaaaaaaaaaaagtcaaaaaattgCCATGCGTGGTAGCCTTTTGCTGACTTGATAGGTGTAGCTGGGAAGGATTTGAATGTGAGTCGATTatataggaaaaataaaatctaagaCTCgtaaagaaaaatagaaaaagttgAAAAGATAAAAAGTATAAGCCTCCAAAATTAATTTGGATGGGAGGAGAGTCCTGAAGGTggcaaatattttaatattatacttaatgtttaaaaaaatagggGTGGGGTATTTAAGTATTTTCCCTGACATACCTATGGGATAGTAACTCGTGTTATTAGGCCACAAGGTTCTTGGCCAtagggctgttagcgaacagagctttcgacaaactactcgtgtttgAGCTCGATAAGCGTTCGTTTatattcgtttgttaaggtaaacgaacaaaatttagagctcagttaataaacgaacagagtctgaacagtgataagctcgtttgctaagtgttcgcgaacatgctcgtttgtgttcgtttagtagtgttcgtgaacaagctcgtttgtgttcgtttagtaatgttcgagaacaagctcgttaagtgttcgtttaatagtgttcgtgaacatgttcacaagcatatatatataagtgttcaCCAACATCGTTTAGTTTTGTAGTTCTGTTGTTTGTTTGATAATTGTTCGTAAAcgtaaattatttattgttcacaaacaaattgtgttcatgaacatgtgcaagtgtttggttattaagtgttcacgagcgtgttcatgaacgtaaatgaatatgtttgtgaacatgttcggtaacgttaatgaacacgttcacgaacgtgttcgtgaacgttaacgaacactaacaaaCGCTTAATAAAcgacgaacaggattttcaaaaaccttaacaaacaaacacaaacacgAACACtctaaaatccttaacaaacgaacacgaacagcctccaTTCGTTTATGTTCGATTCGTTAACAGTCCTACTTGGCCAattataatacggagtatttaatttaaGGAAAAGTCTCTAAGGTtggttaagaaaaaaaaataaagtttggagtgtattcaatcatgacttttataaacttttaaagacatttatcaactttaaaagtttgatggtattcaatttagacttttaaatacttttcaAAATTCCATCGGTACTGGATTCAGACTTTtcaaaattctttaaaagtatactgctattcgattcagacttgtatttaaaagtctactgatattcaaaaagttattaattttCATAGACTCTatcaaaatagaatttatataaacttcttcttttcattaatataaatagataaaattcaaccataaaacaccaaacttttcaaagtaatTTGTTTATTAAGATCCCAATCAGATACCGTGAAAGATTCAAAATTGGACGACAGTTGGTATCGCTCAAACTCGTACGCTTTGAATAAATTGTGGTACCTTCTACGGTTCTACCAACCttaaatcttcttcttctttgtcaGCGCCTCTCACCCCCCAAAAATTTTGTTGTTGCCACCTACCCCTCTCCCCCGCCGCCTAACTTCCTGGTCTTAAGCATAATACATTCAACAACATCGGCGTAATAAGAATCTCATAAACATTGTTTCAATCTTTTTATGTTTCTTGTTTAATCCGCCGAAAATATACCCGGATGTTCTGAAATCTCAAGGCCTGTGTTCTTGATTTCTGCGCCTCCTTACTCATTTATTCAGATTCTTTTATTCTTCTTGGCTGCATTTTCTCTTTCAGTGTTGGAAATCAATGGCCTGCGCTATACAGCATTCAGCTTTCTCAGTCCCCAGTTCTGATTTGATTCCCAGGAAGGGGTTGGGTTTGAAGTTGAATTCAGTTTCTAGGTTTCTGCCACTGACCCAAATTGCTAAAACCAAAAATCTGTCGACCAAGAGGCCTCTGTACATTGCCTCCGTTGCAAAGTTTGGACCTTTGGATTCAAGAAGCCAGAACCCGAAGTTGAGGACTAGTTGCAGAGCCTATGAGGCTGATCAGTCAAGGCCGTTGGACCTTAACATTGAAGTGCCAAAATCAGAGGCTGCCCAGAAGGTGAAAATCAGTATTTACTTTGCCACTTGGTGGGCTTTGAATGTGGTGTTCAATATATACAACAAGAAGGTCCTCAATGCTTATCCATATCCATGGTTGACCTCAACTCTGTCCCTGGCTGCTGGGTCCTTGATTATGCTGCTTTCTTGGGCTACCAGGATTGCTGAGGCCCCAAAAACTGATCTTGAATTCTGGAAGAACCTCTTCCCGGTATGAAAGTTTGGATCTTTTTgggttgtttttgttgtttaaggATTCAATGTTTTCCTGAATTTGTGAGGCCTTTGAGGTCAttgatatatgtgtgtgtgtttaatgaTAATGTAGGTTGCAGTGGCACATACTATTGGGCATGTAGCAGCAACTGTAAGCATGTCAAAGGTTGCTGTTTCATTCACACACATAATCAAGAGTGGTGAACCAGCTTTTAGTGTGTTGGTTTCAAGGTTTTTGCTTGGCGAGACGTTCCCTCTTCCAGTTTACTTGTCCCTCCTGCCAATCATTGGTGGTTGTGCACTTGCAGCAGTTACTGAGCTCAATTTCAACATGATTGGTGAGAGGAATTAGTAATTTCAGAACTTGAGGGGAGTTCTTTATTTGTATCAAGTAATTGATCTGATAAGAATTTGATTGCAGGGTTCATGGGGGCTATGATATCGAATTTGGCATTCGTGTTTAGAAATATATTCTCCAAGAGAGGAATGACTGGCAAGTCTGTGAGCGGGATGAACTACTACGCTTGCTTGTCTATATTGTCTCTAGTGATCCTCACGCCTTTTGCCATTGCCATGGAAGGCCCCCAGATCTGGGCAGCAGGCTGGCAGCAAGCTATTTCCCAGATTGGACCGAATTTTGTTTGGTAAACCATATTACTTGTTGTGTATCATtgcttttgttttgttatgtaaATGTAGGATGTTTTGTTTAATGTATGGTCTATTGTTTTGCGATGAATTAGGTGGGTGGCAGCACAGAGCATATTCTATCATTTGTATAACCAGGTCTCATATATGTCCTTGGATGAGATCTCACCCTTGACATTTAGCATAGGAAACACAATGAAGCGCATTTCTGTGATAGTTTCCTCCATCATAATTTTCCGAACACCTATTCAGCCTGTCAATGCTCTTGGAGCCGCGATTGCAGTACTAGGAACCTTCATCTACTCGCAGGTAATCTTTCAACTTCATGCTTAGCTTAATACAACCTTGAATTTTCACTAATTGTTCATATATGTACTCTTGGCAAAACCATTGTTATCATAGGAAGGGCATTCTGGTTTTCCGTTTTCTTGTCATTTTCAAGTGCATAGGTTGGTGGCATCAGAATAGAAACTGTAACTGAGATGaatcttttgtttgttatcaggCCAAACAGTGAGGTGACTGAAGAATCAACTTAGTTGCGGAGAATGTTGGCTTCCATGGAAGAGATTTTCTAGTTTTCATACTACATAATATGCTGAATTTTTGTGGATTTCCAGTAAACTGTCAATGTTTTGTGTATGGTGAAATAAGCAGTAGTAGTATAGTTAATCTCAAAGTTTTGAGctcaaaataataatgtacTACTCTAAAGAGTAAATTAGTGTGATATTGCACAAGTTAGAGTATGTGTTTTGTCTAATTGTCTTAAAGTAAAAGTTTAAGTAAGAATGTGTTCTGTCTCAACTACGTAATAATGAATCGTTCAAATGAAGTACAACGACATACATGAAGTACAGTGACCAGTACAAAAAGGATTGATCTTACATTTGTGTGGATACCATTAATGGTTCCACTTTTAAAGAAGTTACAAGTTTATCTTCATTTCTGTATGTTTTATGACATGCattatttctatatttataCTGATGAAGTCTCTATCTCACAGAAACTGAATGATGTAGTAATAAGACTCCATGGCAGAAAATTTATCTTCAAAATGCCACATAGTGGTTTAAGCCACTTGCACTTGAGTACTTGAATGCTGTCCTCAAGAATAAAAAGCCTAAAGCAGATGCTATTTACAAGTTCAGTAACAACTAACAACCAATGTCAGTCAAAAGATGAAATTTTGTCCAGTATATCTATTTACAGCAACAACCTACACTTGAAAACAGACTCAATTATGAATGTATCAAACATTATGCTCAAATTATTGTAGTGGAGTATTTGCAATTACTTGGAGTCCTTTGCTGAAAAGCGAAAACCTCTGTCGTGACATAGTTTCTTCATGTTCAAATAGCTCTGAATAAAAACTAGAGTGAAGTTGCTACTATAATCATTGAATCCAATTATATAGATCAAAGAGGATTTCAGAGAACCTTTGGCCAAAATCCTTACTTTATACATGCTATGCGAGAAAAGATATTGGGGATGGAATTGATCTATAacctaaatatataatactacaGAACTAGTTATAGCACTCAGGTTTAAACAATACATGCACAAAACCATAATCAAGAAGAAAAGCTTCTTTGGATATCATTCTGCAGACAAATAGTTCTACAACAGTGCAAATGGATTAATTATGGAGAAGAGTATTTGATAAATATCACCATCAAATTCTTTTAAACCAGCAGGAGACAGTCAATGCTAACTATTTTAACAGCTAAACACGAAcgataaaaaaattcaataccaCAACATTATTCAAAATCTAGACAACTAGACAAGTTTACCATGCTTCCTTTCCCTACTTGGCTAGCCCCTCTTCAATCTCAGTCCACCTGTCAGCGTTTCTAGAGAACTTCTCCTTCAACTGTCCAATGATTTCCCTTGCCTCCTCGACCTTTGAAGTGCTTGCAAGACCATCCACAAGCAACTTCATAGTGGTGAAATTTGGTACCCAGCCCTTTGCCATAGATTCCTTGCAGATATTCACTGCAGCCTCAAAATCCTTACCTTTACATAAAAAGTAAACCATCGTAAAATAGCATTCGCTACCTGGTTGGCAGCCACTATCAACCATCTCCTTAAACAAGCTCTTTGCCCCTTCCATCTCACCTTCCTTACAAAATCCATGAATCAAATGGGTATAGGTGACAGAATTAGGTTTCACACCCCTAGACAAAATTCCATCAAGCAATGCCTTTGCCTCCTTCGACCTCTTGAGCTTACACAAGCTCTCAATCCTTATGTTATAAGTACCAATCCCAGAAGCAACACCATGTTGCTTCATCATCTCCAGTATTTTCCCAACATCCTCAAACTTCTCCTCCATGTAAAAACCTGAAAGACAGTGTCCAAAAGTTGTAGCATTTGGCTTAACTTTATTCCTAATCATTTCATCCAATATCGAATAAACAGAACTAGAAGAACCCGAGTCGCAAAACCCCTCAATCATGGTGTTATAGGTATCTAAGTTAGGAATAATCCCATATTTTTTAGGAAATTCCACGAAAATTCTCTTCATTTCTCCATAGTTTTTAGCTGCAAGGCAAGAAAATAACAGAGAGTTGAGCGATTTCACCGATCGTTGGATGCCCATCTCCTCCATTTGCTCAAAAGTCTGAATGGCGTCATTGAGCATGCCAGCTTGGCCATAGAGAACAACAAAGTGAGAAATAAATCTTTCTGACCTGAAACCAGGTTGGGACTTGGACTCTTCGAGAAATTCCCGAATTCCCCCGAAGTAACTGGAGTTCCGGAGCTTTGCAATGGCCTTGGAGTAGGCGATTCGGTCGAGGTGTGATTCCGGGGTTAGAGAGGCGGCCCTGCATATATCGATGATGCGTTCCGGGTTGGTCTCGGTTCGGAGCAGAGAAAGAGCAGCCCGAGATTTGTCTTTGCTTGAGAACGGGGTTTTGGAATCTGGATTCAAAATCGAGGTCGCAAAGCGGCGGAAATGCGGCTGATGATGCAGTGTCATGGATCGGAGTTTGCTGCGTATCGTTGCTGCCATTGTTGTTAGGCTTTGGATATGAGATTTAGGGTTTTAGAAACAGAGATGCTGGGAGCAGGGCGATGACCCAAGCACTCAGTGGTTTTATTACTATTCTATGGCGTCATAAATTATCATGATTTTCAGTTAATTTCACTATTATCCCAAAAACATTTCTAcaatcattattttttattgagattaaaaaaaatatacaaaaattatttgttaattactccgtattttattaCTGGTTGAGGGCATCATTGTTTTTCCGAGACAATGTTTGAATCT
It includes:
- the LOC116031894 gene encoding vacuolar protein sorting-associated protein 28 homolog 2 codes for the protein MEVKLWNDKREREMYDNFAELFAIIKATEKLEKAYVRDIISPAEYETECQKLIAHFKTLSSTLKDTVPSIERFHDTYKMDCPAALNRLVTSGVPATVEHRAAAATTASTSAAVVAECVQNFITAMDSLKLNMVAVDQVHPLLSELSSSLNKLSILPSDFEGKTKMREWLSRLSKMGAADELTEQQARQLHFDLESSYNSFMAALPSAGT
- the LOC116031893 gene encoding glucose-6-phosphate/phosphate translocator 2, chloroplastic-like, which encodes MACAIQHSAFSVPSSDLIPRKGLGLKLNSVSRFLPLTQIAKTKNLSTKRPLYIASVAKFGPLDSRSQNPKLRTSCRAYEADQSRPLDLNIEVPKSEAAQKVKISIYFATWWALNVVFNIYNKKVLNAYPYPWLTSTLSLAAGSLIMLLSWATRIAEAPKTDLEFWKNLFPVAVAHTIGHVAATVSMSKVAVSFTHIIKSGEPAFSVLVSRFLLGETFPLPVYLSLLPIIGGCALAAVTELNFNMIGFMGAMISNLAFVFRNIFSKRGMTGKSVSGMNYYACLSILSLVILTPFAIAMEGPQIWAAGWQQAISQIGPNFVWWVAAQSIFYHLYNQVSYMSLDEISPLTFSIGNTMKRISVIVSSIIIFRTPIQPVNALGAAIAVLGTFIYSQAKQ
- the LOC116031450 gene encoding pentatricopeptide repeat-containing protein At1g61870, mitochondrial → MAATIRSKLRSMTLHHQPHFRRFATSILNPDSKTPFSSKDKSRAALSLLRTETNPERIIDICRAASLTPESHLDRIAYSKAIAKLRNSSYFGGIREFLEESKSQPGFRSERFISHFVVLYGQAGMLNDAIQTFEQMEEMGIQRSVKSLNSLLFSCLAAKNYGEMKRIFVEFPKKYGIIPNLDTYNTMIEGFCDSGSSSSVYSILDEMIRNKVKPNATTFGHCLSGFYMEEKFEDVGKILEMMKQHGVASGIGTYNIRIESLCKLKRSKEAKALLDGILSRGVKPNSVTYTHLIHGFCKEGEMEGAKSLFKEMVDSGCQPGSECYFTMVYFLCKGKDFEAAVNICKESMAKGWVPNFTTMKLLVDGLASTSKVEEAREIIGQLKEKFSRNADRWTEIEEGLAK